In a genomic window of Zingiber officinale cultivar Zhangliang chromosome 9B, Zo_v1.1, whole genome shotgun sequence:
- the LOC122022704 gene encoding protein-tyrosine-phosphatase MKP1-like, translated as MEEPESPSSSASGTPRKSLLRSATWNARSQPHPNHNSNLNPSANPNRPPKPGRLALPLPPPLTAWPRPASDDCRHWPTTPSASSSSNPAADDGDPDISRVDDHVFLGGDAAARDRATLRRHGITHVLNCAGAACPDHFRGELEYSTLWLRDSPAEDLAPVLYDAFDFLERARAAPRGRALVHCRRGASRSAALVVAYLMWRRALTFDRALRAVRVARPSADPNLGFAAQLLHCQRRFLTLPPTSVSSAIRAYRMAPQSPCDPLYLVPKSVDLSATGANILDSRGVFIIHTPAAIYVWLGQGCEPSMTAAAATSALQLVRYERADGPIITVHEGSESAAFWASLNNDPSPPNTDEFVGKRRVELYDLDYDIFRRAIPRARGTPPLPAKSPAKESGWTRLRREFAIKGLKELTKAVLESRVFDDEGLRVSDTIRSPGSFSMESSATPSSSTADTASVISTFSPNSFSSSDWYNLSPPSSELYRTRQTELNSDLQSSVTGNVKWMGSRTLVERRRDNAPLVLLPSSADASGRLSSTELVMDWCPSPPFISEVEEDQEALDIGQLSLDASDKDVSAEDAPSGADEDTELIHPVLFRWPDMDKVEDAHHGVLNSDSVFLLLTSESKAGSRKPMIKMYVWLGRNSRHNILGEEEEKETAHVDRIGTKFIELMGIPLDTTIQVCYIFLLPY; from the coding sequence ATGGAGGAACCGGAGTCTCCTTCCTCCTCTGCCTCTGGCACTCCGCGTAAGTCCCTCCTACGCTCCGCCACATGGAACGCCCGCTCTCAACCGCATCCTAATCACAACTCAAATCTGAATCCGAGCGCTAACCCTAATCGGCCCCCCAAACCCGGCCGCCTCGCCCTCCCCCTTCCCCCTCCCCTCACTGCCTGGCCCCGCCCCGCCTCCGATGACTGCCGCCACTGGCCCACTACCCCCTCCGCCTCTTCCTCCTCCAACCCGGCTGCAGATGACGGCGACCCAGACATCTCCCGCGTCGACGACCACGTCTTCCTCGGGGGCGACGCGGCCGCCCGCGACCGCGCGACCCTCCGCCGCCACGGCATCACTCACGTGCTCAACTGCGCCGGCGCCGCTTGTCCCGACCACTTCCGCGGAGAGCTCGAGTATAGCACTCTGTGGCTCCGCGACTCCCCCGCCGAGGATCTCGCCCCTGTGCTGTACGACGCGTTCGACTTCCTCGAGCGGGCGCGCGCTGCTCCCCGGGGCCGCGCGCTTGTCCACTGCCGCCGCGGAGCATCCAGATCTGCCGCCCTTGTCGTCGCGTACCTGATGTGGCGCCGCGCATTGACCTTTGACCGCGCGCTCCGCGCCGTTCGCGTAGCGCGTCCGTCCGCAGACCCAAACCTCGGCTTCGCCGCTCAGCTCCTCCACTGCCAACGCCGCTTCCTTACCCTTCCGCCGACATCTGTCTCCTCTGCAATCCGTGCATACCGCATGGCTCCGCAATCCCCCTGCGACCCCCTCTACCTCGTCCCCAAATCGGTCGACCTCTCCGCCACCGGTGCAAACATTCTTGATTCCCGAGGCGTATTCATCATTCACACGCCTGCCGCCATCTACGTCTGGCTTGGTCAAGGTTGCGAACCCTCCATGACCGCCGCCGCGGCTACCTCTGCTCTCCAGCTCGTCCGCTATGAGCGTGCTGACGGTCCAATTATCACAGTGCACGAGGGTTCCGAATCTGCAGCCTTCTGGGCCTCCTTAAACAACGACCCTTCGCCTCCTAACACTGATGAGTTCGTAGGTAAGCGGAGAGTAGAGCTCTATGATCTCGACTACGACATCTTCCGCAGGGCCATCCCTAGAGCTCGAGGGACACCGCCACTTCCGGCGAAGTCACCGGCGAAGGAGAGTGGTTGGACCCGTTTAAGACGCGAATTCGCAATCAAGGGTTTGAAGGAACTAACGAAAGCTGTGTTAGAGAGCAGGGTTTTTGACGACGAGGGCCTGCGGGTAAGCGATACAATTCGATCTCCAGGATCTTTCTCTATGGAGTCAAGCGCCACGCCATCATCGTCTACTGCCGACACTGCTTCAGTTATTTCTACCTTCTCGCCaaattccttctcttcttctgatTGGTATAATTTGTCACCACCAAGCTCAGAATTATATAGGACGCGCCAAACTGAACTGAACTCGGATTTGCAATCATCTGTTACTGGGAATGTAAAGTGGATGGGCTCAAGAACTTTAGTTGAACGTAGACGAGATAATGCTCCTCTGGTTCTGTTACCATCATCTGCTGATGCCTCGGGGAGGCTTTCTTCAACAGAATTAGTAATGGATTGGTGCCCATCTCCTCCATTTATTTCAGAAGTGGAAGAAGACCAAGAAGCATTAGATATAGGACAACTCTCTTTGGATGCTTCAGACAAAGATGTCTCTGCCGAGGATGCACCTTCTGGTGCTGATGAGGATACTGAATTAATTCATCCAGTTCTTTTCAGGTGGCCTGATATGGATAAAGTGGAGGATGCGCATCATGGAGTTCTTAACTCTGACTCAGTGTTCTTATTGCTAACATCAGAATCGAAAGCAGGTTCTAGGAAGCCAATgataaaaatgtatgtttggcTAGGAAGAAATAGTAGGCATAACATTctaggagaggaggaagaaaaagagactGCACACGTTGATAGAATTGGCACCAAGTTTATCGAGCTCATGGGTATTCCATTGGATACTACTATACAGGTatgttatatttttcttttgcCATACTAA
- the LOC122022798 gene encoding high-affinity nitrate transporter-activating protein 2.1-like has product MPALAAAVYLCCYCLLMLLWYIYVAVASCCCSLMLICCIMLRYAHVVGTQKSPRPETKILFQSPLPTIRLELYYLRTPLFHNLFLHEEVESIKMPSSLLHQIATFLLLLCFLRTSSAVLFSSLHQALIVTASPRPGQVLYAGVDQIRVSWALNGSLPAGTGAAYAKVKISLCYAPVSQVDRRWRKTRDDLKKDKTCPFKITTTPYASVGGSYDYAVERSIPTATYFVRAYALDSSDVEVAYGQTTDAKKTTNLFHIIGISGRHASLDIAAACFSAFSVLALTFFLVAEKRKAKQ; this is encoded by the exons atgcctgctttggctgctgctgtttacttatgttgttattgcttacttatgctgctgtggtatatttatgttgccgttgcttcttgctgttgttcacttatgctgatatgctgtaTTATGTTAAGATATGCTCACGTTGTAG GAACGCAAAAGTCTCCAAGGCCTGAAACAAAGATTCTCTTTCAGTCCCCATTGCCCACTATTCGCTTGGAACTATATTATTTAAGGACACCTCTCTTCCACAATCTTTTTCTCCATGAAGAAGTAGAGTCAATCAAAATGCCTTCTTCCCTCCTGCATCAAATTGCAacttttcttctcctcctctgttTTCTGAGGACTTCTTCTGCAGTGCTGTTCTCCTCCCTGCACCAGGCTCTCATAGTCACTGCATCACCAAGACCAGGCCAAG TGTTGTATGCCGGCGTGGATCAGATCAGAGTGAGCTGGGCTCTTAACGGGAGCCTCCCCGCCGGCACCGGCGCGGCCTACGCAAAGGTGAAGATAAGCCTGTGCTACGCGCCGGTGAGCCAGGTCGACCGCAGGTGGCGCAAGACCCGAGACGACCTCAAGAAGGACAAGACGTGTCCGTTCAAGATCACCACCACGCCCTACGCCTCCGTCGGCGGCTCCTACGACTACGCCGTGGAGCGGAGCATCCCCACGGCGACCTACTTCGTGAGGGCCTACGCGCTCGACTCCTCCGACGTCGAGGTCGCCTACGGGCAGACCACCGATGCCAAGAAAACCACCAACCTGTTCCACATCATCGGGATCTCCGGCCGGCACGCGTCGCTGGATATAGCTGCTGCATGCTTCTCGGCCTTCTCCGTTCTCGCGCTTACTTTCTTCCTAGTGGCTGAGAAGAGGAAGGCCAAGCAATGA
- the LOC122022655 gene encoding uncharacterized protein LOC122022655, whose protein sequence is MPSSPLTRRSLVTELKAESAHKRGHSFERKYSLKAKDDDLFLFNELQNRERDNFLLHSCDDFDESISKLRYVSDFNLGITIPVRTERNGLLDADGEKNDYDWLLTPPDTPLFPSLDDDVSQSPNSSRGRTRSQPIPISNISMSARPKRSSESPHRLSSSPSSNYSVSRPRSRPSSVPHSSPPPILRSATHLRRPSTPPTKSLPSAQMSSTPPSRRISTGSSMQKFTGKGGMSPVKANRGNSASPKLRGWPSNLPGFSTDVPPNLRTSLTDQSATRVRGSSPISGNGRGSMSKYGRQSMSPSSSRSTISPRNSEGDKFSYISKPSASSSQEDDAQSHASAGVLVNTATRKYQNFAHNRALGFSKKPSGSLSASFAPKRSFDFACRQTDHNRTPQNMFRPLLSSVPATTFYSTKTSSVHGSMLSRNSSLTTSSNATSEHRAHFPLDLEDADHDQSDLAGKWDRRKITGFQEEVFILDKLDEVNEDTCHNTYSGKCQSSIGIFDESMPSKVDSKLNKSMADDGVAGNTVACQDASFAYEILDIYAGKKVSICLKCGKYFDLMDMDVCQECLASCCLVNSKESETNATSQEINSIERLCICLKCGKSFMVMDMVVDVCQECYAIHGAIASEASGTRQVASRDDPNGALCHQVQREMGMPVLHHSRPHSTHEQHGQIREIPATDFSMDSGINLMIHKENLTKQEVLIPNESNDLDSYCKNESSQSLQTPCPNDRVDNSEGMGIAILLTDRSSSRKQHLVLGNNISLTNILCTEPSYGVDVNIMKHNVGNDNSFASSSVELGSSGQKDALILHQLSNRKDEMDNVRCGSHITAHSDLENFPGTYRPLYTEIETEQVSSCINSGLENDVENKRLNAEMSENSSGYSCLSGLKHAYADQAAVCTDESCSASSTLASGGMLLQLGEEDTLEMHDTSISGNPGRSCISCQNMDEVCFHYSEGGNEKIEKPTSNQGAPLIEDNYMVTDVETSSLPIVTLRQQNEIVSYQDAQIDCTTAEMILCREAFLEDSISKSLVKDVLPSELESKFSQDFSYEEPVTIESPRKQVQRCFTLEEATDTILFCSAIVHDIANKAATIAVDKDLALYDSSHRLITFLGSTVSNHKDFRKASSGRTQSPRRVKRKKQETADKMPSVEPTNNVINSEITSCDNQVTHSIDSAKPPKPESKCNCTVM, encoded by the exons ATGCCTTCTTCACCTTTGACCAGGCGCTCCCTAGTGACAGAGCTTAAAGCAGAAAGCGCCCACAAACGGGGCCACAGTTTTGAGAGAAAATATTCTCTCAAGGCCAAGGATGATGATCTATTCCTGTTTAACGAGTTGCAGAACCGTGAAAGAGACAACTTCTTGCTGCACTCCTGTGACGACTTTGATGAATCTATAT CAAAATTGAGATATGTTTCGGATTTTAATCTTGGGATCACCATACCAGTTCGAACAGAGAGAAATGGCCTACTTGATGCAGATGGTGAGAAGAATGATTATGACTG GTTGTTAACTCCTCCTGATACTCCTCTATTTCCTTCGCTGGATGATGATGTGTCACAATCTCCAAATTCTTCTAGAGGCAGGACAAGAAGTCAACCTATTCCAATCTCGAATATATCAATG TCTGCAAGGCCTAAAAGAAGCAGTGAGAGTCCACATAGATTAAGTTCATCTCCTAGCTCTAACTATAGTGTCTCCCGTCCAAGAAGTAGGCCATCCTCAGTTCCTCACTCAAGCCCACCTCCAATTCTTCGATCTGCAACACACTTGCGGAGGCCTTCCACACCTCCAACCAAATCATTGCCATCAGCTCAAATGTCTTCGACTCCACCATCACGGAGGATAAGCACTGGTTCCAGTATGCAGAAATTCACTGGTAAAGGGGGCATGTCACCTGTAAAGGCAAATCGTGGGAATTCTGCCTCACCAAAACTGCGAGGATGGCCATCAAATCTTCCTGGTTTCTCCACTGATGTGCCACCTAACCTTCGAACTTCCCTAACAGACCAGTCAGCAACACGTGTCCGTGGTTCATCACCGATATCTGGTAATGGAAGGGGGTCTATGTCGAAATATGGAAGGCAGTCAATGTCACCATCTTCTTCTAGAAGTACAATATCACCACGTAACAGTGAAGGTGACAAATTTAGCTATATTAGCAAGCCATCTGCATCATCTTCCCAGGAAGATGATGCTCAATCACATGCTTCTGCAGGAGTTTTGGTTAATACAGCTACAAGGAAATATCAAAATTTTGCACACAACAGAGCTCTGGGATTTTCCAAGAAACCTTCAGGATCTCTCTCTGCAAGTTTTGCTCCAAAAAGATCCTTTGATTTTGCTTGTAGGCAAACG GATCACAATAGAACTCCTCAAAATATGTTCAGGCCGTTGTTATCTAGTGTTCCTGCCACCACATTTTACTCTACGAAAACAAGCAGTGTGCATGGGTCTATGCTTTCTAGGAATTCTTCACTCACAACCAGCAGTAATGCAACTTCTGAGCACAGGGCACATTTTCCTCTTGATTTAGAGGATGCTGACCATGATCAAAGTGATCTGGCTGGCAAATGGGATAGGAGAAAGATTACTGGATTCCAAGAGGAAGTGTTTATCTTAGATAAATTAGATGAGGTAAATGAAGATACTTGTCACAACACTTACTCTGGAAAATGCCAAAGTAGTATTGGGATTTTTGACGAGAGTATGCCCAGCAAAGTGGACTCAAAGTTGAACAAATCAATGGCTGATGATGGTGTTGCCGGAAATACTGTTGCTTGTCAAGATGCATCATTTGCTTATGAGATTTTAGATATTTATGCTGGTAAAAAAGTGAGCATTTGCTTGAAATGTGGAAAATATTTTGATTTGATGGATATGGATGTTTGTCAAGAATGTTTAGCATCATGTTGTTTGGTAAATTCCAAAGAATCTGAGACTAATGCTACTTCCCAGGAGATCAATTCTATTGAAAGATTATGCATTTGCTTGAAATGTGGAAAAAGCTTCATGGTCATGGATATGGTTGTGGATGTGTGTCAAGAATGCTATGCAATACACGGGGCGATAGCTTCTGAAGCTTCTGGGACCAGGCAAGTTGCATCCCGGGATGATCCTAATGGCGCACTGTGTCATCAGGTTCAAAGGGAAATGGGTATGCCTGTGCTGCATCACAGTAGACCTCATTCTACTCATGAACAGCATGGACAAATTAGGGAAATACCAGCAACTGATTTCTCCATGGATAGTGGAATAAACCTGATGATTCACAAAGAGAATCTTACTAAACAGGAAGTATTAATCCCAAATGAATCTAATGATCTAGACTCCTATTGTAAAAATGAATCATCACAGTCACTACAAACTCCTTGTCCAAATGACAGGGTTGATAACTCTGAGGGCATGGGTATTGCAATACTTCTAACAGACAGGTCCAGCAGCAGAAAACAGCATCTTGTGCTAGGAAACAACATTTCTCTCACAAATATTCTGTGCACAGAGCCGTCTTATGGAGTTGATGTGAACATCATGAAGCACAACGTTGGGAATGATAATTCTTTTGCTTCTTCCTCTGTTGAACTGGGATCATCTGGACAAAAGGACGCGCTCATTTTGCATCAGTTAAGTAATAGAAAGGATGAGATGGACAATGTGAGGTGTGGCAGTCACATTACTGCACATTCAGATTTGGAAAATTTTCCTGGCACATATAGACCACTTTATACTGAAATTGAAACTGAACAAGTTTCTTCTTGCATTAATTCAGGTCTTGaaaatgatgtggaaaataaaagATTGAATGCTGAAATGTCTGAAAATTCTTCTGGATACTCGTGTTTGAGTGGTTTAAAACATGCATATGCAGATCAAGCTGCCGTATGCACAGATGAATCTTGCTCTGCTAGTTCAACTTTGGCATCTGGTGGCATGTTACTGCAGTTGGGTGAAGAAGATACTCTCGAAATGCATGATACTTCTATTTCAGGTAATCCAGGTAGAAGCTGTATCTCTTGTCAAAACATGGATGAAGTTTGTTTTCATTACAGTGAAGGGGGCAATGAGAAAATTGAGAAACCTACTTCTAACCAAGGTGCACCTTTAATTGAAGACAACTATATGGTAACTGATGTTGAAACAAGTAGCTTGCCTATTGTAACCTTACGTCAGCAAAATGAAATAGTCAGTTATCAGGATGCACAAATCGATTGTACAACTGCTGAAATGATTCTATGCCGGGAGGCTTTCTTAGAAGATTCCATTTCCAAATCTCTGGTCAAGGATGTGTTGCCTTCTGAATTGGAATCTAAATTTTCCCAGGATTTTTCCTATG AAGAACCAGTTACCATTGAATCTCCTAGGAAACAAGTGCAAAGATGTTTTACTCTGGAAGAAGCAACAGATACCATTCTCTTTTGCAGTGCTATTGTTCATGATATTGCCAACAAAGCTGCAACAATCGCGGTGGATAAGGATTTGGCTCTTTATGACTCTTCACATCGACTAATTACATTTCTAGGAAGTACTGTTTCCAATCATAAGGATTTTCGCAAAGCATCCAGTGGGCGGACTCAGAGTCCACGTAGAGTTAAAAGGAAAAAGCAAGAAACTGCTGACAAGATGCCATCTGTTGAGCCAACAAACAACGTCATAAACTCAGAGATCACATCTTGCGACAATCAAGTTACACACAGTATAGATAGTGCGAAGCCCCCAAAGCCTGAGTCCAAGTGTAACTGCACAGTGATGTAG